The following DNA comes from candidate division WOR-3 bacterium.
ATATTCAAAAGCTTTATCAGAACTATCTTATCTTTTGAAAAATGAAGGAATAAATTTTAAAATTCATAAACTTCCCTTTAATAAAAATTCCGAATATTTCTTTCAGAAATTCTTTCCCTACTGGAAAATCAATAAAGGGTATTTAAAAATAATTGAACCCTTTATAGAAATTATTGCAGATTACAGGGAAATACCTCTTTCTGTAATTCCAAGAAGCAAGAAAGTAGGGGGTATTTATGAAATTGTTGATTTTGAAAAATATAAAGGAGAAAAAGATAAAAAGATTTTTTTAACAGAGAACTTCAGAAAAACTTTCTATGAAATACTAGGTAATGATGCTGGAATACTTTATTTCGGGATGCCTGAAATTGAAGGAATAAGAGAAGAAGGTGAACTTGAAGATTATCTGCACTATGTTTCCTTCTGGGAGGAAGGATTTTTCGGGTTTTCAATATCGAAAAGAAAAGGGGAAAAATTAAAAAAAGTTTTAAAAAAACATAAAAAATTAAAGGCTGAGGTAGAAATTTTTTCTGAATTTGGAGAAGGTTTTATTGAAATAGTTGATATATTATTTAAGGGTGAAGAAGATAAAAAGGAAATATGGCTTTTATCCCATTTTTGTCATCCTTCACCTTTTGCAAACGATAATCTTTCAGGTGTGGCGGTTTCTCTTGGAATCGCAAAATACATTAATGAACTTATAAAGAAAAATGAAATAAAACTTAAGAGAAATTTAAGAATACTAATTTTACCCGAAATGACAGGAACAATTGCTTTTTTGAAAGAATTCTTCAATGAAAATATTGAAGTTATATCAGCATTAAACCTTGATATGGTAGGAGAGGACCAGGATAAATGTAAAAGTGTTATGACAGTTGAAAGAGAACCATTTTTTATAAGAAGTTTTGCAGGTTATCTTGCAGGTTTAATAATGGACTATTTACCTGGAGGGGCTAAAAATTTCAGAGGAACATCAGAAATACCCCTTTTTAGAAAAACAATGTCAAATTATTCAGGTGGTTCAGATCATTATATTTTAATTTCACCTGACTTTGGAATCCCTTCATGTATGATAAATTACTGGCCTGATAAATTTTATCACACAACAGCTGATACAAGAGATAAAATTTCAGAAATTTCCTTAAAGAATTCTTTTTCTCTTGCCTATGCATATTTATATTTTCTTCTAAACTTTGAAAAAGAAGATGTTTTATTTTTAAAAGAAAAAATTAAAGAAATTTTTAAAAGAGAAATATTTGAATTGAAAATAAAAGAAGGGGAAAAAGAAGAATTTATAAAGGAATATTTTGGTCTAATAAATGCTTTTAAATCTTTAAATAAACTTGAAAAAAATATTAGTATTGAAGATGATTTAAAGGAAATTGAAGAATTTATGGAAAAAGAAAAAATAAAGAAAGAAAAATCGGAAAGAATAAAAACAAAAGAGAAATTTATCTTAAGAAAAAAAGAAAAGGGTGTACCCCTTTCACTATCTTTTCGCTTAGATTTTAAAGAAAGAAAAATTTTTGATGAGAAAAGAGAAAAAATAAAAAATTTACCTCTTCTTATAGATTTAATTTCCTATCTTGCTGATGGAAAAAGAGATTTTGAAGAAATTTTAAACTTTTTAAATCTTGAAATAGGAAAATTGAAAATTAAAGATATTCATTTTGTAATTGATATACTTGAAAAAATTAAGTTTATGGAAAAAATTTAAAAATAAAGGTATTATTTATTATGAAATTTGAGGAGGGATTTATCTTTCAAATCGTGAGAACAATGAGGGAGGAAGCTCCCTCAAGATTTCTTGCTCCACCTGCAAATGTTTATGAAACTGAAAACGAATGGATTATTGAACTTATTATGCCTGGAATTGAAAAAGATTCTCTTAAAGTAGTTTTAGAAGATGAAATCTTAAAGGTAGAAGCAAAAAAAGAGAAAAGTGAAGAACTAGCAATGTGTCATCACTGTTATGAATGGCCCTATTCTGAGTACAGAAGAATAATTGAATTACCAAAAGAAATAGAATATTCTCAAATATCTACAAGTTATAGAAACGGAATTTTAAAAATAAAAATACCTAAAAGGATAAAAAAAATTATAGAAATTGAAGTAAAGGAGGAATAACATGGAAGAAAAAGAATTTGAATTCCATATTCCTGAGGTTCTTCCGGTTATTCCTGTTAAAGGAGGGGTAATTTTCCCTGGAATAGCAATTCCTTTTACAATAAAAGAAGAAACTTATCAAAGATTAATAGATGAGGCTTTAAAGCAGGATAAAATATTTGGTTCATTCTTACAGAAAGAAGAAAAAAAAGAATTTGAGCCTGAAAATATTTTTAAAATAGGGACAGCAGTTTATATTCATAGGATGTTCAGGGCTCCGGATGGCTCAATGAGGCTTTTTATTCAGGGTATAAAAAGAGTTGAAATTCTTGAATTTTTAAAAAAAGAAATAGGATTCTATGCAAAAGTTAAAATATTACAGGATGAGCTTCCGAAGGATAATAAAATTCTTGAGGCTTTAAAACACAGTATTCTTTCAACATTAAAAGAAATTATTCAGGCAGTTCCCTATATTCCTGAAGAGGCACTTATATTTTTATCAGGTATAGAAGATTATTCAATTTTCACCGATATGGTTGCATCCTCAATAAATATAGAACCTCTTGAAAAACAAAGATTACTTGAAACCCTTAATTTAGAAGAAAGAATGAAAAAAGTTTTATCCTTTTTAACTGCTGAAAAAGAGGTTGCTTCTCTTTCGAAAAAAATAAAAGAGGAGGTAGATGAATCAATTGAGAGAACAAGAAGAGAACATATATTGAGAGAACAGCTAAGAGCTATTCAAAAAGAATTAGGAGAACTTGATGAAACTGAAAAGGAAATTCAGGAATTGAGAAAAAAAATAGAAGAAAAGAAAATGCCTGATGAGGCAAGAGAAGTGGCTTTAAGAGAATTAGATAAACTTTCAAGAATGCATCCTGCCTCACCTGAATATTCTGTATCAAGGAATTATATAGACTGGTTAATTGCTCTCCCTTGGAGTGAAGAAACAGAGGATATTCTGGATTTAGAAAGAGCAAAAAAAATCCTTGATGAGGACCACTATAATTTAGAAAAGGTCAAGGAAAGAATTCTTGAATTTCTTGCTGTGAGAATAATCAAAAAAGGAAAACTGAAGGGACCCATTCTCTGTTTTATTGGACCTCCTGGTGTTGGAAAAACATCTCTTGGTAAAAGTATAGCAAGAGCATTGGGAAGAAAATTTATAAGGATGGCTCTTGGTGGTATAAGAGATGAAGCAGAAATAAGGGGGCACAGGAGAACATATGTTGGTGCATTACCGGGTAGAATTATTCAAGGGATAAGACAGGTTGGGACGAAAAATCCTGTATTTATGTTGGATGAAGTGGATAAAATTGGTCTTGATTTTAGAGGGGATCCTGCATCTGCTCTTTTAGAAGTTCTTGATCCTGAACAGAACTATTCCTTCCGTGATCACTATATAGAAGTGCCATTCGATTTATCACAGGTATTTTTCATTGCTACTGCCAATACTCTTTATACAATTCCGCCTCCCTTGCTTGATAGGATGGAAATTATTGAAATTCCAGGTTATGTGGATAAGGAAAAATTATTTATAGCAACCAGATATTTAATACCAAGACAGAAAAAGGAAAACGGTCTTGATGGGATGAATATTAGTTTTACAAGAAAAGCTTTAGAAAAAATAATAAATGAATACACAAGAGAAGCTGGTGTGAGACAGCTTGAAAGGAAAATTGGTGAAATTATGCGAAAAATTGCAATGGAAATTCTAAGAACAAAAGATGGAAAAACCAATTTTGTTATAACACCAAGTAATGTTGAAAAATATCTTGGTTCTCCTATTTTTTATTCTGAAACAAAAATAAGAAAGGGGACAGTTGGAGTCGCGACAGGGTTAGCTTGGACTCCTACAGGTGGAGAAATCCTTTTTATAGAATCAGCGAAAATGCCAGGAAGAGGGGCTTTAATTTTAACAGGAAAACTCGGAGAAGTAATGAGAGAATCCTGTCAGGCTGCTTTAACACTTATCAGAGCAAATTCAAAAGCCTGTAATATAAATTATTCGGAAATTGAAAAAAGTGATATTCATATTCATGTTCCAGAGGGGGCAATTCCAAAAGATGGACCTTCAGCAGGAGTTGCAATATTTGTATCCTTACTTTCACTTTTTACAGGTAAACCAGTAGATCCAGAAGTTGCGATGACAGGTGAAATAACTTTAAGGGGAAAGGTTATGCCGGTTGGTGGAATAAAAGAAAAAGTTCTTGCTGCAAAAAGAGCAGGAATTAAAAAAGTAATTCTTCCAAGCTGGAATGAAAAAGATGTTAGGGAATTACCCTCTTACATAACAAAGGGGATGGAATTTATTTATGTTGATAATATATACGATGTTATTAAGTATTTATTTCCTGATTTAATAAAAGAAAAAAAAGTTAAAAAAAGGAAATAAAAGGCTTTTAGAAGATTATAATCTTTCTTTTCTTTTCAATTTTAACAACCAAAAATTATTCCTCCTCAAAACTACTTTCCGCTGATACAATATCTTCATAACTTACTTTAGATACATCAAGTTCGTTTAATCTCTCCTTAAACATTTCAAAGGCTTCATAATAATTTACATCAAGTTTTCTTTTTCTTCCAAAAGGATTCGCTCTATTCACAACAAACTGCTTTACAAAGGGATGATTTATACCCCTTTCTCTTATCTTCATAACTTTTTCTTGAACTATCTCATCCACTTCCGCCAGGATAGAAGCTCTTCTCTCCCTCTCTTTATATGCCTCTTCAAAGGGTATATCTAAAAAGTTATCTACCTTCTTTAAGAATGTATGATAAGCTCCACCTGAAAATTTAGGTTTTTCTTCATATAAAATACCAAGAGTTATATAAGGAGCCTCTTCAAATTGAAAAGCATATTCACTCTCATATTTTTCTGGTTCTTCTCTCATTATTGTCTTATACATTCTAATCACTTCAAGAGATTTTTCTTTTATATTATGAGCCTTTTCTGTATTTAAAGCCAGTATCTGATATGTAGTAGAATAATCAGGAATTAAAATTCCTGTAATTTTTTCCTTGCCAAGCCTTAACATAGCCTCTCTTCTATGATTTCCATTTGGTGTCCAATAAACTCCCTTTTTAGGTCTAACAAGAATAATAGGATCAAGAAACCTACCAACTGTCTCAATCACTTCCATCAACCTTCTAACATGAGGTTCAGAAAGATCTCTCTGGAAAGGAGTGGGTTCAACCATATTTATTGGAACTTCAACAAGAAGCTGAGGTTTATCACCATAGGGGTCATTAAATGTTGCAAGAACTTTAACACCTTCTTCT
Coding sequences within:
- a CDS encoding DUF4910 domain-containing protein, which translates into the protein MNFKEIISVSQKNFPSSFIKSIINDFSRFHRIQVSEEYSKALSELSYLLKNEGINFKIHKLPFNKNSEYFFQKFFPYWKINKGYLKIIEPFIEIIADYREIPLSVIPRSKKVGGIYEIVDFEKYKGEKDKKIFLTENFRKTFYEILGNDAGILYFGMPEIEGIREEGELEDYLHYVSFWEEGFFGFSISKRKGEKLKKVLKKHKKLKAEVEIFSEFGEGFIEIVDILFKGEEDKKEIWLLSHFCHPSPFANDNLSGVAVSLGIAKYINELIKKNEIKLKRNLRILILPEMTGTIAFLKEFFNENIEVISALNLDMVGEDQDKCKSVMTVEREPFFIRSFAGYLAGLIMDYLPGGAKNFRGTSEIPLFRKTMSNYSGGSDHYILISPDFGIPSCMINYWPDKFYHTTADTRDKISEISLKNSFSLAYAYLYFLLNFEKEDVLFLKEKIKEIFKREIFELKIKEGEKEEFIKEYFGLINAFKSLNKLEKNISIEDDLKEIEEFMEKEKIKKEKSERIKTKEKFILRKKEKGVPLSLSFRLDFKERKIFDEKREKIKNLPLLIDLISYLADGKRDFEEILNFLNLEIGKLKIKDIHFVIDILEKIKFMEKI
- a CDS encoding ParB/RepB/Spo0J family partition protein, which gives rise to MAKTTNEIKTLIAEIEEEGVKVLATFNDPYGDKPQLLVEVPINMVEPTPFQRDLSEPHVRRLMEVIETVGRFLDPIILVRPKKGVYWTPNGNHRREAMLRLGKEKITGILIPDYSTTYQILALNTEKAHNIKEKSLEVIRMYKTIMREEPEKYESEYAFQFEEAPYITLGILYEEKPKFSGGAYHTFLKKVDNFLDIPFEEAYKERERRASILAEVDEIVQEKVMKIRERGINHPFVKQFVVNRANPFGRKRKLDVNYYEAFEMFKERLNELDVSKVSYEDIVSAESSFEEE
- the lon gene encoding endopeptidase La; its protein translation is MEEKEFEFHIPEVLPVIPVKGGVIFPGIAIPFTIKEETYQRLIDEALKQDKIFGSFLQKEEKKEFEPENIFKIGTAVYIHRMFRAPDGSMRLFIQGIKRVEILEFLKKEIGFYAKVKILQDELPKDNKILEALKHSILSTLKEIIQAVPYIPEEALIFLSGIEDYSIFTDMVASSINIEPLEKQRLLETLNLEERMKKVLSFLTAEKEVASLSKKIKEEVDESIERTRREHILREQLRAIQKELGELDETEKEIQELRKKIEEKKMPDEAREVALRELDKLSRMHPASPEYSVSRNYIDWLIALPWSEETEDILDLERAKKILDEDHYNLEKVKERILEFLAVRIIKKGKLKGPILCFIGPPGVGKTSLGKSIARALGRKFIRMALGGIRDEAEIRGHRRTYVGALPGRIIQGIRQVGTKNPVFMLDEVDKIGLDFRGDPASALLEVLDPEQNYSFRDHYIEVPFDLSQVFFIATANTLYTIPPPLLDRMEIIEIPGYVDKEKLFIATRYLIPRQKKENGLDGMNISFTRKALEKIINEYTREAGVRQLERKIGEIMRKIAMEILRTKDGKTNFVITPSNVEKYLGSPIFYSETKIRKGTVGVATGLAWTPTGGEILFIESAKMPGRGALILTGKLGEVMRESCQAALTLIRANSKACNINYSEIEKSDIHIHVPEGAIPKDGPSAGVAIFVSLLSLFTGKPVDPEVAMTGEITLRGKVMPVGGIKEKVLAAKRAGIKKVILPSWNEKDVRELPSYITKGMEFIYVDNIYDVIKYLFPDLIKEKKVKKRK
- a CDS encoding Hsp20/alpha crystallin family protein produces the protein MKFEEGFIFQIVRTMREEAPSRFLAPPANVYETENEWIIELIMPGIEKDSLKVVLEDEILKVEAKKEKSEELAMCHHCYEWPYSEYRRIIELPKEIEYSQISTSYRNGILKIKIPKRIKKIIEIEVKEE